The nucleotide sequence CGTGGTCGAGGAGATCCGCCAGCTCGCAGCATCCGCCGGAGAACCGGCCCACGCGACGCTCGTCGAGGGCTCGTCCCGCTGGCCTCTCGTCGTTCATCCGGACGGCACGTTCGACGAGGCGCTGGAGGAGGCGGCGGTGGACACGACGGCGGTTCCCGCGGTCGCTCCTGCCCCGGTGGCGGCCGTCCCGGTCACGGCGCCGACGCCGGTGGCAGCGGTGCCGACGCTCGCGCCCGTGGTGGAGGATGCGGCGCGGCCGACCGTGCAGGATCTGCTCGATTCGCGCGGCGGTGTCGGCGCCCGCCCGCGCGCGACGACGGGCTGGCAGGGTGCTGTGCGCCGGGCGACGGGAGGCCTCATCTCTCCCGCACCCGGCCGCGTCGAGCGGTCGCGGCTCGACCGCGAGAAGCGGGTTCAGCGTCGTCTCGACGCCCCGCGCACGATCGTCGTGCTCAACCCGAAGGGCGGCGCGCACAAGACGACGAGCACCCTGCTGCTGGCCGCGACCTTCGGGACGCTGCGCGGCGGGGCGACCCTCGCGTGGGACAACAATGAGACCCGCGGCACGCTCGGGTGGCGCGCGCAGCACGCCCCGCACCACCGCACCGCCGTCGACCTGCTCGAGGACCTCGACGAGGCGTCGAACTTCCGCGGGTCGAGCCTCGCGGCGCTCGATCACTACGTCCGCACACAGGTCGACGCGCGCTTCGACGTGCTCGCCTCCGACGAGGACGCCGCGGCCTCCTCGACGATCGACGCGGCCGCCTTCGATCGGCTCCACGCACTTCTGCGCCGGTACTACCGCCTGATGATCGTCGACACCGGCAACAACATGCGCGCGTCGAACTGGGTCGCGGCCGTCGCCGCCGCCGACCAGCTCGTGATCGTGTCGACCGTCCGCGAGGACACGGCCGCCAGCGCCGCGTGGCTGCTCGACGGCCTGCGCGAGAAGGGCTTCGGCAGGAAGATCGACGAGGCGGTGACCGTGCTCACGGCGCCGTCCTCGCGCCCGGATCGCAAGCTCGAGTCGCGCCTCTCGCAGCACTTCGAGCGGGTGACGTCCGCCGTCGTGAACGCACCGTTCGATCCGTCGCTGGTCGACGGCGGGCCCATCGACTTCGACGCGCTGTCGCCAGAGACCCGCGACGCGTGGCTCACGGTCGCGGCGACGGTGACGGACCGCCTCTGACCCGTTCGGTGAGATCCGACCGGGATCGGCGCCGGCTCAGTGGTGGGCGTGCCCCGCGCCGACCTTCGATCCGGCGATCGGCTTCGCGGCGCCGGAGGCGAGTCCCGAGATCGCGATGAGACCCACGATGATCCAGAGCGTGGGCAGGATGCCGATCTCGTGGCTGATCCAGCCGAGGATCGGCGGACCGCACAGGAACGCGAGGTACCCGATGGTCGCGGCGGCCGAGACCGACGCAGCCGCCTTGCCGGGGTCGTCCGCCGCCGCCGACATGCCGAGAGGGAAGCCGAGCGAGGCCCCAGCGCCCCACAGCGCGATGCCGATGAAGGCGATCGGCAGGTTCGGCGCGAGGATGAACATGACCAGGCCCACGCCGGCCGCGATCGACAGGATGCGCAGCGACCACACGCGGCCGATCCGGTCCACGAGCGGACCGCCCAGGATGCGGAACGTCGTCATCGCGACCGAGAACACGGTCAGCGCGATGGCGCCGACGGCCTCGGTCTGGTCATGGCCGTCCACCATCGCGATCGTGAGCCAGTCGTTGGCGCTGCCCTCGGCGAAGGCCATGCCCAGCATGATGGCGCCGATGGCGTAGGTGCGCGGATCGCGCCAGACGGCCAGGACCTCGGCGAAGCGCTCGCGGCGCGTGCTGCTCGTCGCGGGGTCGTCGTGCATGCTCTCGCGCACGGGGACGGCGCGCAGCGACACCAGTCCGGCAACAACGACGAGCAGGCCGGCGGCGGCGAGGTGCCAGCCGACTCCGATGCCGAGGGCCGCCATCGCGACACCGAGTCCGGCGCCCGCGACCGTGCCGAGGCTGAAGAACGCGTGGAACAGCGGCATGAGTGTGCGCTCGAACGCCTGCTCCACTGCGGCCGCCTCGACGTTCATCATGACGTCGGTGGCGCTCATGCCGAGACCCATGAGTCCGAGCCCGACGGCGGCGACGACGTACGACTGCGTGAACTCCACGCCGACGCCGGCGAGCGCGACGCCGAGCGCAAACGTGATGATCGTCGCGAACATGCCCCGTCGCGCGCCCCAGCGCGCGACGATCACATTGGCCAGCGACAGGCCCACGATCGAGGTGGCGCCCGCCACGAACAGCAGGACGCCCACCTGGAGGTCGTTGATGCCCAGGTCCACCTTCACCGCGGGCAGGCGGGACGCCCACGACGCGAAGCCCACTCCCATGATGAGGAAGATCGTGAAGATCGCGGTGCGCCAGGCGACCAGCTGCCGACGGGTGAGCGCGGTGTCCATCCGCACATGCTAGCGAATCGATTCGGCGATGCCCGAATCGATTCGACAACACCTGTTCGCGACGGGCTACGATCGTGACAGCATGAGCCGTCAGGACACCGGCATCCGCCGCGCCACGATCTCGGACGTCGCCCGTGAGGCAGGCGTCTCGCCGTCGACCGCCTCCGTGGTGTTCAGCGGCAAGACGCCGGTGTCGGACTCGACCCGCCGCCGCGTGCTGGACGCTGCCGCCGCGCTCGGCTACACCGGCCCCGACCCGCGCGCGGCGTCGCTGCGCCGAGGCCGCTCGGGGATCGTGGGCGTGGTGTTCGAGGAGCACCTGGGCACCGCGTTCCTCGACCCGGTGAAGACCCTCATGATGGACGGCCTCGCCGATGCGGTCACCCCACTCGGCGCTGGCCTGCTGCTCCTCCGTGACCACGAACCGACCGGGAGCGGGCCTTCGCTCACCACCGCGCCGCTGGACGCCGCTGTGCTCATCGGCTGCAGCGGTCTGCTGCGCGAGTCGCTCGAGACCGTCAAAGCGCGCCGCATCCCCGTCGTCGTCATCGAAGGGGATGCCGGCGACGACGTGCCGCGAATCGGGCTCGACAACCGCGAGGCCCAGCGCCAGGCCGCGAGTCATCTGCGTGCGCTGGGACACCGCGAAGCCGCCGTCGTGACGCTGCCCGCACGGGTCGACTGGAAGCGCGGCTGGTTGCACGACGACACGGGGGTCACCGTGGACGTCACCCGCGAGCGGCTCGCCGGCGCCCTCGACGTCTTCCCGGACGCTGCCGCCTTCGCCGCCGCGGGCAGCTTCATCGACGAGGGGTTCGCGGCCGGCCGCGAGATCTTCGCCGACCCCGACCGGCGACCGACCGCGGTCATCGCGCAGAGCGACCTGCTCGCGGCCGGGGTCATCCGGGCGGCCG is from Microbacterium sp. LWH3-1.2 and encodes:
- a CDS encoding MinD/ParA family ATP-binding protein, with protein sequence MNSRHPDATVHILSSTVAELHVGSEVAEVVAPDSLALRDRVVEEIRQLAASAGEPAHATLVEGSSRWPLVVHPDGTFDEALEEAAVDTTAVPAVAPAPVAAVPVTAPTPVAAVPTLAPVVEDAARPTVQDLLDSRGGVGARPRATTGWQGAVRRATGGLISPAPGRVERSRLDREKRVQRRLDAPRTIVVLNPKGGAHKTTSTLLLAATFGTLRGGATLAWDNNETRGTLGWRAQHAPHHRTAVDLLEDLDEASNFRGSSLAALDHYVRTQVDARFDVLASDEDAAASSTIDAAAFDRLHALLRRYYRLMIVDTGNNMRASNWVAAVAAADQLVIVSTVREDTAASAAWLLDGLREKGFGRKIDEAVTVLTAPSSRPDRKLESRLSQHFERVTSAVVNAPFDPSLVDGGPIDFDALSPETRDAWLTVAATVTDRL
- a CDS encoding MFS transporter; this encodes MDTALTRRQLVAWRTAIFTIFLIMGVGFASWASRLPAVKVDLGINDLQVGVLLFVAGATSIVGLSLANVIVARWGARRGMFATIITFALGVALAGVGVEFTQSYVVAAVGLGLMGLGMSATDVMMNVEAAAVEQAFERTLMPLFHAFFSLGTVAGAGLGVAMAALGIGVGWHLAAAGLLVVVAGLVSLRAVPVRESMHDDPATSSTRRERFAEVLAVWRDPRTYAIGAIMLGMAFAEGSANDWLTIAMVDGHDQTEAVGAIALTVFSVAMTTFRILGGPLVDRIGRVWSLRILSIAAGVGLVMFILAPNLPIAFIGIALWGAGASLGFPLGMSAAADDPGKAAASVSAAATIGYLAFLCGPPILGWISHEIGILPTLWIIVGLIAISGLASGAAKPIAGSKVGAGHAHH
- a CDS encoding LacI family DNA-binding transcriptional regulator, which gives rise to MSRQDTGIRRATISDVAREAGVSPSTASVVFSGKTPVSDSTRRRVLDAAAALGYTGPDPRAASLRRGRSGIVGVVFEEHLGTAFLDPVKTLMMDGLADAVTPLGAGLLLLRDHEPTGSGPSLTTAPLDAAVLIGCSGLLRESLETVKARRIPVVVIEGDAGDDVPRIGLDNREAQRQAASHLRALGHREAAVVTLPARVDWKRGWLHDDTGVTVDVTRERLAGALDVFPDAAAFAAAGSFIDEGFAAGREIFADPDRRPTAVIAQSDLLAAGVIRAAEEAGLRVPEDVSVTGFDGIVVDGLAPYELTTLVQPATDKGRAAGAAVAAMLEGTPAASIRFTCTFREGNTTGPAPTRA